TGGCAAATGTAGACACATCCAACATCACACGAATGAAGACTCATGACACACTTCCAAATATCACTTACTGAGCTGGAGGATGATTAGTTTATAAGTTACCTGTATGTCCCCCCTGCCCTACAGACTTCTCACCCAGATGTATGGGGGTCTTACTCAAAGGAAGGACCTCTTGGTGAGCACCttggttatttttaaagcttGGGGTTGAGTTGAAATCTTTCCCATACTGACATTCATAGAGTTTCTCTTCAGTATGAATTTTCTGGTGTTGAAGGAAGTTTGACCTCTGAATGAAGCCTTTCCCACAGTAACTGCATAcatagggtttttctccagtatgaatGATCTGATGTAGAAGCAGCTTGGAGCTCTGAATGAAAGCTTTCCCACAGTCTTTACATTCAAAGGGCCTGTCCCCAGTGTGGATTTTCTGATGTTCAGTGAGATGGGCTTTCTGGAGaaaagctttcccacattccttacattcatataccctctctccagtgtgaattttCTGGTGTCGAATAAGGTATGAACTCAGAAAGAAAGCTTTCCcgcattcattacattcatagagtttctctccagtgtgaattctctgatgctgAGTAAAGTTTGATGTCTGGCTGAAACGCTTCCCGCACTCATTGCAAACATAAGGCCTCTCTCCAGTATGGATCCTCTGATGCTGGATAAGCTTTGAGCTCCGaataaaggctttcccacattcgtTACATTCAAAGGGCctctctccagtgtgaattctctgatgttcgATGAGGTCTGAGCGATGAcggaaggccttcccacattccttacattcatactGTTTTACTTCTGTG
Above is a window of Rhinolophus sinicus isolate RSC01 linkage group LG12, ASM3656204v1, whole genome shotgun sequence DNA encoding:
- the ZNF623 gene encoding zinc finger protein 623 is translated as MSETLTVMEPPAPESGGAPEPRLGGLLGNLEGENLRSSLSQEGGFKQVRVTHWKIQTGEAAQVGSESEGSPVLSSNLLILQRQLIEGEAHPCETCGKSFPFNSDLVSHQISHTGEKLYKCDQCGKSFSQSSHLAEHQRVHTGERLYVCNACGKDFIHYADLIEHQRTHAGEKPFKCAQCGKVFCHSSDLIRHQRVHTRERPFECKECGKGFSQSSLLIRHQRIHTGERPYECNECGKSFIRSSSLIRHYQIHTEVKQYECKECGKAFRHRSDLIEHQRIHTGERPFECNECGKAFIRSSKLIQHQRIHTGERPYVCNECGKRFSQTSNFTQHQRIHTGEKLYECNECGKAFFLSSYLIRHQKIHTGERVYECKECGKAFLQKAHLTEHQKIHTGDRPFECKDCGKAFIQSSKLLLHQIIHTGEKPYVCSYCGKGFIQRSNFLQHQKIHTEEKLYECQYGKDFNSTPSFKNNQGAHQEVLPLSKTPIHLGEKSVGQGGHTGNL